From a single Vibrio toranzoniae genomic region:
- the ybeD gene encoding DUF493 family protein YbeD, with translation MMNINSDAKLKDLLEFPCSFTYKVMGHAKPELTELVLEVIQRHAPGDYSPTLKPSAKGNYHSVSINITATSIEQVETLYKELGEIEIVRMVL, from the coding sequence ATCATGAACATCAATTCTGATGCAAAACTAAAAGACCTCTTAGAGTTCCCTTGTTCATTCACTTACAAGGTAATGGGCCACGCTAAGCCAGAACTGACTGAGCTAGTGCTAGAAGTGATCCAGCGTCATGCTCCTGGTGACTACAGTCCAACGCTAAAACCGAGTGCGAAAGGTAACTACCACTCCGTTTCTATCAATATTACTGCGACATCAATCGAACAAGTAGAAACACTATATAAAGAACTGGGCGAGATCGAAATCGTTCGGATGGTTCTGTAG
- the lipB gene encoding lipoyl(octanoyl) transferase LipB — protein sequence MQNKLIVKKLGRQDYEPVWKAMHKFTDERTEEDVDQVWLVEHNPVFTQGQAGKAEHVLNAGDIPVVQSDRGGQVTYHGPGQLVAYFLINIRRKKFGVRDLVTHIENLVINTMKAYNIDSAARPDAPGVYVDGKKICSLGLRIRRGCSFHGLALNVNMDLSPFLRINPCGYQGMEMAQVSQLGGPSELENVEQQLIQELVELLDYDQVDIQATSNITAEA from the coding sequence TTGCAAAATAAGCTAATTGTAAAAAAATTAGGTCGTCAGGATTACGAACCTGTATGGAAAGCCATGCATAAGTTCACAGACGAACGCACAGAAGAAGATGTAGACCAAGTTTGGTTAGTTGAACATAACCCTGTCTTCACTCAAGGACAAGCAGGTAAAGCTGAGCATGTATTAAATGCTGGTGATATCCCTGTGGTACAAAGCGATCGCGGTGGCCAAGTGACTTATCATGGCCCGGGTCAGTTAGTCGCTTACTTTTTGATTAATATCCGCCGCAAGAAATTCGGAGTACGTGATTTGGTGACTCATATCGAGAACCTCGTAATCAATACTATGAAAGCTTACAATATAGATTCAGCTGCCCGACCTGACGCTCCTGGTGTTTATGTCGATGGCAAGAAGATCTGTTCACTCGGATTACGTATTCGACGCGGCTGCTCCTTCCACGGGCTAGCACTCAACGTTAATATGGATCTGTCTCCTTTCCTACGCATTAATCCATGTGGTTACCAAGGTATGGAAATGGCACAAGTAAGCCAACTCGGTGGACCAAGTGAATTAGAAAACGTTGAGCAACAGTTAATACAAGAGCTTGTAGAATTACTCGATTATGACCAAGTAGACATTCAAGCCACCAGTAACATTACAGCAGAAGCATAA
- the lipA gene encoding lipoyl synthase, with protein MSKPIQMEKGVKYRDADKMALIPVKNMPAEQKEVLRKPDWMKIKLPSDSHRIQEIKSAMRKNNLHSVCEEASCPNLAECFNHGTATFMILGAICTRRCPFCDVAHGRPVAPEAEEPKKLAKTIKDMKLKYVVITSVDRDDLRDGGAQHFADCNREIREQNPNIRIETLVPDFRGRMDVALDLMKDNPPDVFNHNLETAPRLYRKARPGANYKWSLDLLKKFKEQHPDIPTKSGVMMGLGETKEEIVQVLKDLREHGVTMLTLGQYLAPSRHHLPVERYVPPSEFDELKEIALELGFTHAACGPFVRSSYHADLQAQGMEIK; from the coding sequence ATGAGCAAACCAATCCAAATGGAAAAAGGCGTTAAATATCGTGACGCTGACAAAATGGCATTAATTCCCGTAAAGAATATGCCTGCTGAACAGAAAGAAGTTCTACGCAAGCCTGACTGGATGAAGATTAAACTGCCTTCAGACAGCCATCGTATCCAAGAAATCAAATCTGCAATGCGCAAAAACAACCTACATTCAGTTTGTGAAGAAGCGTCTTGTCCTAACCTAGCCGAGTGCTTTAACCACGGTACGGCAACGTTTATGATTCTTGGCGCTATCTGTACTCGCCGCTGCCCGTTCTGTGATGTTGCCCATGGTCGCCCGGTTGCTCCTGAAGCAGAAGAGCCGAAGAAACTGGCTAAGACGATTAAAGACATGAAACTGAAGTACGTAGTAATCACTTCAGTTGACCGCGATGATCTACGTGATGGTGGCGCTCAGCACTTTGCTGACTGTAACCGTGAAATTCGTGAGCAAAACCCAAATATTCGTATCGAAACACTGGTTCCTGACTTCCGTGGTCGTATGGACGTTGCACTTGATCTAATGAAAGACAACCCGCCAGATGTTTTCAACCACAACCTAGAGACAGCGCCACGTCTATACCGTAAAGCGCGTCCAGGTGCGAACTACAAGTGGTCTCTTGATCTACTGAAAAAATTCAAAGAGCAACACCCTGATATTCCAACAAAGTCAGGTGTAATGATGGGTCTTGGTGAGACTAAAGAAGAGATCGTTCAAGTACTGAAAGACCTTCGTGAACATGGTGTAACTATGCTGACACTAGGCCAATACCTAGCGCCAAGCCGTCACCACTTACCAGTAGAACGTTACGTGCCGCCTTCTGAGTTCGATGAACTAAAAGAGATTGCTCTTGAACTAGGCTTCACTCACGCCGCTTGTGGCCCGTTTGTGCGTTCTTCTTACCATGCCGACTTGCAAGCTCAAGGTATGGAAATTAAGTAA
- a CDS encoding sodium-dependent transporter: MEQQSSSSREHFSSRLGFILAAAGAAVGLGNIWGFPTQVASNGGGAFLLVYLFMIFVVAFPMLVVEMAIGRHGQANPVDSMRSLTKKPLGKKVGEFVGWIGLSVPSAVLAFYSIVGGWLICFLIGAVADLIGLEIIADWFKGFSVERNVFGTVAFYVLTILIVQGGVKQGIEKWSTRLMPALFVLFGLLFVYIMTQAGAMEGLKHYLVPNFEKVWDRKLILAAMGQGFFSLTIGGCSMLVYGSYLSKKENLPKMAMNVTLVDTAVAFIAGLVVMPAMFVAMQKGVQIYAEDGSLLSSDTLVFTVLPLMFDSLGVLGQIFAIVFFLLLTIAALTSSISMLEGPVALVSERFNTRRTATSWVIGGAIALFSVVIVYNFAAMFGMVAMIATQYLQPIAALMFCLFGGWVWSRASKVKELEQGCPDFQLGWFGKVWPMYVKFVCPGLVATVIWASFG, from the coding sequence ATGGAGCAACAATCTTCCTCTTCAAGAGAGCATTTTAGCTCTCGTTTGGGTTTTATTTTAGCAGCGGCTGGTGCCGCTGTTGGTTTGGGAAATATTTGGGGCTTCCCAACCCAAGTTGCCAGTAACGGTGGTGGCGCTTTTCTCTTAGTCTATTTGTTCATGATCTTCGTGGTTGCTTTTCCAATGCTGGTGGTTGAGATGGCGATTGGGCGTCATGGTCAAGCGAACCCTGTCGATAGCATGCGCTCTTTAACTAAAAAACCTTTAGGCAAAAAAGTCGGTGAATTTGTCGGCTGGATTGGCCTAAGTGTCCCAAGTGCAGTATTAGCTTTCTATAGCATTGTTGGTGGGTGGTTGATCTGTTTCCTGATCGGTGCTGTTGCTGACCTGATTGGCCTAGAGATTATTGCGGATTGGTTTAAAGGTTTCAGTGTTGAGCGCAATGTATTTGGTACCGTGGCGTTCTATGTACTGACTATTCTGATTGTACAGGGTGGTGTTAAGCAAGGTATCGAGAAGTGGTCGACGCGTTTGATGCCTGCACTGTTTGTGTTGTTCGGTTTATTGTTTGTTTATATCATGACGCAAGCTGGCGCGATGGAAGGCCTAAAGCACTATTTAGTGCCAAACTTTGAAAAGGTGTGGGATAGAAAACTGATTCTAGCAGCGATGGGACAGGGATTCTTCTCGCTCACCATTGGTGGATGCTCAATGTTGGTTTATGGTTCTTACTTAAGCAAGAAAGAGAATCTGCCAAAAATGGCAATGAACGTTACTTTGGTTGATACCGCGGTTGCTTTTATTGCGGGTTTGGTCGTAATGCCTGCAATGTTTGTCGCGATGCAAAAAGGTGTTCAAATCTATGCGGAAGATGGCTCGTTGTTAAGTTCTGATACTTTAGTGTTCACGGTTTTGCCTTTGATGTTTGATAGTTTAGGTGTACTTGGTCAGATCTTCGCAATTGTCTTCTTCTTGTTGCTAACGATTGCAGCCCTTACTTCTTCAATTTCGATGCTGGAAGGGCCTGTAGCGCTAGTGAGCGAGCGTTTCAATACCAGACGAACGGCAACGAGTTGGGTGATTGGTGGTGCTATTGCACTGTTCAGTGTGGTGATTGTTTACAACTTTGCTGCGATGTTTGGCATGGTTGCGATGATAGCGACTCAATACCTTCAACCGATTGCAGCACTGATGTTCTGCCTGTTTGGCGGCTGGGTGTGGAGCCGAGCTTCAAAAGTGAAAGAGCTTGAGCAAGGCTGTCCTGATTTTCAACTTGGCTGGTTTGGTAAAGTGTGGCCAATGTATGTGAAGTTCGTATGCCCAGGCTTAGTGGCAACGGTTATTTGGGCTTCTTTCGGTTAG
- a CDS encoding YggN family protein yields the protein MKSNIFMKNNVLIASLTAAIAVVSLPTFAAQCRVDLKNELRIDDQKVEIHQVNGDTAVFDNNNDLYIHGEKVELDADQQAAIEEYRDNMSEYLPRAKQMANDSLALANDVIDDIAVSLDSPESFDNVKSSMKEYFAELEARYYKDGELVLPANSFDSMANGWSEDFDKAKKIFNQEFISSAFNAMSEKMKQEGGLNLTELADSMAELKLTVEEKMKEHAQQVEEETAEFCDSLDEMAEQEQELHDIIPNLKDYQVFTI from the coding sequence ATGAAAAGCAATATATTTATGAAAAACAATGTATTAATTGCATCACTAACAGCTGCAATAGCTGTTGTGAGCTTGCCAACGTTTGCAGCTCAGTGTCGAGTTGATTTGAAGAATGAATTACGAATCGATGATCAAAAAGTCGAAATCCACCAAGTGAATGGTGATACTGCTGTCTTTGATAACAATAATGATCTCTATATCCATGGTGAAAAGGTTGAACTCGATGCTGATCAACAAGCAGCAATAGAGGAATACCGTGACAACATGAGTGAGTATTTACCACGAGCGAAACAAATGGCTAACGATAGCTTAGCGCTAGCTAATGACGTTATTGATGACATCGCGGTTAGCCTCGATTCCCCTGAGTCTTTTGATAATGTAAAAAGTTCAATGAAAGAGTACTTCGCAGAACTAGAAGCTCGTTATTATAAAGACGGTGAGTTAGTGCTGCCAGCTAATAGTTTTGACTCGATGGCCAATGGTTGGTCTGAAGATTTCGATAAGGCTAAGAAAATCTTTAACCAAGAGTTTATCTCTAGCGCTTTTAATGCGATGTCAGAGAAAATGAAGCAAGAGGGTGGATTAAATCTTACCGAGTTGGCTGATAGTATGGCTGAATTAAAGCTCACAGTAGAAGAGAAAATGAAAGAGCATGCTCAACAAGTAGAAGAAGAAACGGCTGAGTTTTGTGATTCTCTAGATGAGATGGCAGAACAAGAGCAAGAGCTGCATGACATCATTCCGAACCTAAAAGATTATCAGGTATTTACGATCTAA
- a CDS encoding GreA/GreB family elongation factor → MNKSELRQIILEQLESRLRIAQSATQRAIDAATDEETVPEHKYDTLALEASYLAHGQAMRVQECEDDIQCYRNLVLRDSEKIAVSSYVVVIDENDEYKHFFIGPRVGGLSVTWNHHEIAIVTENAPFGQALMGKEVGDEIEFKVADKQFCYEVISID, encoded by the coding sequence ATGAATAAGTCTGAGCTTCGACAAATAATCTTAGAACAACTCGAATCCCGATTACGTATCGCACAATCTGCTACTCAACGAGCTATTGACGCTGCGACCGATGAAGAAACTGTGCCAGAACATAAGTATGATACATTGGCACTAGAAGCTTCATATCTCGCCCATGGTCAAGCGATGCGAGTGCAAGAGTGTGAAGATGATATCCAGTGCTATCGGAATCTAGTATTACGTGACAGTGAAAAGATTGCAGTAAGCAGCTATGTTGTGGTTATTGACGAAAATGATGAATATAAACACTTTTTCATTGGACCGAGAGTCGGAGGGCTTTCTGTAACGTGGAATCATCATGAGATCGCTATCGTGACGGAAAATGCACCTTTTGGTCAGGCTCTAATGGGGAAAGAAGTCGGTGATGAGATTGAGTTTAAGGTCGCTGATAAACAGTTTTGCTACGAAGTTATATCTATCGACTAA
- a CDS encoding RecQ family ATP-dependent DNA helicase — MIEQKLKQVFGFDSLRHGQKQVIDNVLSGHSTAAIFPTGSGKSLCYQLPALELPHLTLVISPLLALMKDQLSFLHDKGISAAAIESSQDRQTTQQVMQSVRNGDTKILMISVERLKNERFRQFISQVPISLLVVDEAHCISEWGHNFRPDYLKLPQYQKQLNIPQVLLLTATATTSVIQDMKSKFDIDEERVVVTGFYRQNLDLSIQPCEQTSKLETLCNVVNQASQAPTIVYVTLQQTAEMVAQQLRNAGVNAVAYHAGLKPENRDAIQHQFMNDDVNCIVATIAFGMGVDKSNIRRVIHFDLPKSIENYSQEIGRAGRDGQPSECILLANKYGLSTLENFVFGDTPDNIAIQAVLKEIYENQNIGASGANQWEIMLNQLSRESNIRQLPLKTLLVYLEIEGVIEPKYSYFADYKFKFIRPKQQISEPFQGERRNFVEAVFQCSPQARVWCQVDFDALWTHFQADRQRVIAAIDYFNEQGWIELESKQITDVYAIHNTSEDMMQLSERLTELFKAKESSEINRLDQMLSFFESDTCLSSRLASYFADDKAPTNCGHCSVCRGQVAMLPTVDVEPIDDETVITWIHEFVSKSQQLITDEAITRFLCGIATPLSTKLKASKMNGYGKLEQQPFSDTLARVKQLPR, encoded by the coding sequence ATGATTGAGCAGAAGCTAAAACAGGTATTCGGATTCGATTCACTGCGTCATGGGCAAAAGCAAGTCATTGATAATGTTCTATCTGGTCATTCAACTGCCGCTATATTCCCGACGGGTTCAGGCAAGTCGCTTTGTTATCAATTACCAGCGTTGGAGTTACCTCATTTAACCTTAGTGATATCACCACTATTAGCGTTAATGAAAGATCAACTCAGCTTCTTACACGATAAAGGCATCAGCGCAGCCGCAATAGAATCAAGCCAAGACAGACAAACGACACAACAAGTCATGCAGTCAGTACGTAACGGTGACACCAAAATCCTAATGATCTCCGTTGAGCGCCTGAAGAATGAACGATTTCGCCAGTTCATTTCTCAGGTTCCAATCTCGCTGCTTGTGGTCGATGAGGCGCACTGTATCTCGGAGTGGGGACACAACTTTAGACCAGACTACCTGAAGCTTCCTCAATACCAAAAACAGCTGAATATTCCTCAGGTGCTATTGCTCACGGCAACCGCAACGACCTCTGTTATCCAAGATATGAAGTCTAAGTTTGATATCGATGAAGAGCGTGTTGTGGTTACTGGCTTCTATCGTCAAAACCTCGACCTGTCGATTCAACCTTGTGAACAAACCAGCAAGCTAGAAACCTTGTGTAATGTTGTTAACCAAGCATCTCAGGCGCCAACCATTGTTTATGTCACCCTTCAACAAACAGCAGAAATGGTCGCACAGCAGCTTCGTAATGCTGGCGTTAACGCCGTGGCTTATCACGCTGGTCTTAAGCCAGAAAACAGAGATGCAATTCAACACCAATTCATGAATGACGACGTGAACTGTATTGTGGCGACGATTGCCTTTGGCATGGGCGTCGACAAATCCAATATTCGCCGAGTTATTCACTTCGATCTCCCAAAATCGATAGAGAACTACTCGCAAGAGATAGGCAGAGCGGGACGAGATGGTCAGCCATCTGAATGTATTTTACTTGCTAACAAGTATGGCCTAAGTACTCTAGAGAACTTCGTCTTTGGCGACACGCCAGACAACATAGCAATCCAAGCAGTATTGAAGGAGATCTACGAGAATCAGAACATTGGTGCTTCTGGCGCAAACCAATGGGAAATCATGCTCAACCAACTATCACGTGAGTCCAACATTCGTCAGTTGCCATTAAAGACACTACTGGTGTACCTCGAAATTGAAGGGGTGATTGAGCCTAAATACAGCTACTTCGCTGATTACAAATTTAAGTTCATTCGTCCTAAGCAGCAGATCTCCGAACCATTCCAAGGGGAGCGTCGTAATTTCGTAGAAGCAGTTTTCCAATGCTCGCCTCAAGCAAGAGTCTGGTGCCAAGTCGATTTCGACGCACTTTGGACACACTTCCAAGCGGATCGTCAACGTGTTATCGCAGCTATCGATTACTTCAATGAACAAGGTTGGATCGAACTGGAAAGCAAGCAGATCACAGATGTCTACGCAATCCATAATACCTCTGAAGATATGATGCAACTATCTGAACGCCTAACTGAGCTATTTAAGGCAAAAGAGAGCAGTGAAATTAATCGCCTCGATCAGATGCTGAGCTTCTTTGAATCCGACACCTGTCTAAGCTCACGCCTTGCGAGTTACTTTGCCGACGACAAAGCCCCTACCAATTGTGGACACTGTTCAGTATGTCGCGGTCAAGTCGCAATGTTACCCACTGTTGATGTTGAACCTATTGATGATGAGACGGTGATAACATGGATTCATGAGTTTGTATCTAAGAGCCAACAATTGATTACCGACGAAGCCATTACTCGTTTTTTATGCGGAATCGCCACTCCGCTTTCAACCAAACTTAAAGCGAGCAAGATGAACGGTTACGGCAAGCTCGAACAACAACCATTCAGTGATACTTTAGCGCGAGTTAAACAGCTACCTAGGTAA
- the dinB gene encoding DNA polymerase IV, protein MSSVVEDKIRKIIHVDMDCFYAAVEMRDNPAYRNRPLAVGGHEKQRGVLSTCNYEARKFGVRSAMPTGKALQLCPNLLVVPGRMSVYVEISKKIREIFSRYTSMIEPLSLDEAFLDVTESKKCQGSATLIAESIRRDIWSELNLTASAGIAPIKFLAKVASDMNKPNGQFVIPPQDVQAVIDQLPLESIPGVGKVSIEKLHQAGFFTCKDIKESDYRDLLLKFGRQGASLWKRSHGIDDREVIIERERKSVGVERTFTQNISTYAECWHVIEDKLFPELETRLEKASPSKAIIKQGIKLKFADFQQTTIEHIHASLDREHFKELLSEILKRQQGREIRLLGLSVVLQPKDQMRQLSFF, encoded by the coding sequence ATGTCTAGTGTGGTTGAAGATAAAATAAGAAAGATAATCCATGTCGATATGGATTGTTTTTACGCGGCTGTAGAAATGCGTGATAACCCTGCTTATCGAAATCGACCACTGGCTGTAGGTGGTCATGAAAAGCAGCGTGGCGTTTTAAGTACGTGTAACTATGAGGCTCGCAAGTTTGGAGTTCGTTCTGCTATGCCCACAGGGAAAGCGCTACAGCTTTGCCCTAACTTGTTGGTTGTCCCAGGAAGGATGTCGGTTTATGTCGAGATATCTAAAAAAATTCGAGAAATTTTTTCTCGATACACTTCGATGATTGAACCTCTCTCTTTAGATGAAGCATTTCTTGATGTTACAGAGTCGAAAAAGTGTCAGGGTTCGGCAACACTGATCGCCGAATCGATTCGGCGTGATATATGGAGTGAACTCAACCTCACGGCTTCTGCAGGTATTGCTCCGATAAAGTTCCTAGCGAAAGTCGCTTCAGATATGAATAAGCCAAATGGTCAGTTTGTTATCCCTCCGCAAGACGTGCAAGCGGTGATCGACCAGTTACCACTCGAAAGCATTCCCGGTGTTGGCAAGGTGAGCATTGAAAAGTTACATCAAGCTGGCTTCTTTACTTGTAAAGATATCAAAGAATCTGACTATCGCGACTTACTGCTCAAGTTTGGCCGTCAAGGTGCATCACTTTGGAAGCGCAGCCATGGTATTGATGACCGAGAAGTGATTATTGAGCGTGAAAGAAAGTCGGTAGGTGTGGAGCGAACCTTTACTCAAAACATATCGACCTACGCAGAATGTTGGCATGTGATTGAAGACAAGTTATTTCCTGAACTTGAAACTCGCTTAGAAAAGGCTAGCCCAAGCAAAGCGATCATCAAGCAAGGTATTAAGCTCAAATTTGCTGATTTTCAGCAAACCACGATTGAGCACATACATGCTTCACTTGATCGCGAACACTTCAAAGAACTGTTAAGTGAAATACTGAAAAGGCAACAAGGACGAGAAATACGCTTACTTGGTTTGAGTGTGGTGTTACAACCGAAAGACCAGATGCGTCAGCTGAGTTTCTTTTAA
- the nqrM gene encoding (Na+)-NQR maturation NqrM: protein MNTFLITFGVFLAVIAAMSIGYIIQKKVVKGSCGGLGAVGIDKVCNCPEPCDARKKREAREAYREEKLAERQQKEASWNKDRIA from the coding sequence ATGAATACATTTCTGATTACATTTGGTGTTTTTCTTGCTGTAATCGCAGCGATGTCAATTGGTTATATTATCCAAAAGAAAGTTGTAAAAGGTAGCTGTGGTGGTTTGGGGGCTGTTGGTATTGATAAAGTATGTAACTGCCCTGAGCCTTGTGATGCGCGTAAGAAGCGTGAAGCACGGGAAGCATACCGTGAAGAGAAACTAGCAGAGCGTCAACAGAAAGAAGCGTCTTGGAATAAAGATCGTATCGCTTAA
- a CDS encoding FAD:protein FMN transferase encodes MKIWLVALTSLIFLAGCEQPREQVHLSGPTMGTSYNIKYINGDEFPESNEVHTEVDRLLEQVNDQMSTYREDSELSLFNQHLAADAFEVSEQTATVVKEAIRLNGLTEGALDVTVGPLVNLWGFGPEARPEVVPTDEELAARQAKVGIHHLSVEGNKLTKDLPNLYVDLSTIAKGWGVDVVADYLDSIGIHNYMVEVGGEIRLKGLNRESVGWRIAIEKPSVEERTIQEIIEPGDMAIATSGDYRNYYERDGVRYSHIINPETGKPLHHKVVSVTVLDPSSMTADGLSTGLMVLGEVKGMEIANQHNIPVFMVVKTADGFKEIASEAFKPYLSK; translated from the coding sequence GTGAAAATTTGGCTTGTTGCATTAACTTCTTTAATTTTTCTTGCAGGCTGTGAACAGCCAAGAGAGCAAGTGCATTTAAGTGGCCCAACAATGGGTACCAGTTATAATATTAAATACATCAATGGTGATGAGTTTCCTGAGTCTAACGAAGTTCATACTGAGGTTGATCGTTTACTTGAACAGGTGAACGACCAGATGTCGACTTACCGTGAAGACTCTGAACTGAGCCTTTTTAATCAACACCTTGCTGCTGATGCATTCGAAGTGTCCGAACAGACTGCGACTGTTGTGAAAGAAGCGATTCGTTTGAACGGTCTTACTGAAGGTGCATTAGATGTCACGGTTGGCCCATTAGTTAATCTATGGGGCTTTGGTCCTGAAGCGCGACCTGAAGTCGTCCCAACAGATGAAGAATTAGCTGCTCGTCAAGCAAAAGTAGGAATACATCACCTAAGCGTTGAAGGCAATAAGCTCACTAAAGATTTACCGAACCTGTATGTTGACCTTTCAACCATTGCAAAAGGTTGGGGCGTGGATGTGGTCGCAGATTACCTTGATTCAATTGGTATTCATAATTACATGGTAGAAGTAGGTGGTGAAATCCGTCTGAAAGGTCTAAATCGTGAAAGTGTCGGTTGGCGTATTGCGATAGAGAAACCAAGTGTTGAAGAGCGCACTATTCAAGAGATCATTGAGCCGGGTGATATGGCGATAGCCACGTCTGGTGACTACCGTAATTATTATGAGCGTGATGGTGTTCGTTATTCTCACATCATCAACCCAGAAACAGGAAAGCCTCTTCATCATAAAGTGGTTTCTGTAACTGTATTGGACCCGTCTTCAATGACTGCAGACGGCTTATCTACTGGCCTTATGGTCTTAGGTGAGGTTAAGGGAATGGAAATCGCAAACCAACATAACATACCTGTGTTCATGGTGGTTAAAACAGCAGATGGCTTTAAAGAGATTGCTTCTGAAGCATTTAAGCCATACTTAAGTAAATAA
- the nqrF gene encoding NADH:ubiquinone reductase (Na(+)-transporting) subunit F — MFSIILGVAMFTIIVLALVLVILFAKSKLVPSGDITISVNDDPEKAIVTQPGSKLLSALAGAGIFVSSACGGGGSCGQCRVKVKSGGGDILPTELDHITKGEAREGERLACQVAMKTDMEIELDEDIFGVKKWECTVISNNNEATFIKELALAIPEGEEVPFRAGGYIQIEAEPHHVKYADYDIPEEYRGDWDKFNLFRYESIVKEHSIRAYSMASYPEEKGIIKLNVRIATPPPNNPDVAPGVMSSYIWSLKEGDKCTISGPFGEFFAKDTDNEMVFIGGGAGMAPMRSHIFDQLKRLKSSRKMSFWYGARSKREMFYIEDFDGLAAANENFVWHCALSDPQPEDNWDGYTGFIHNVLYENYLKDHEAPEDCEYYMCGPPMMNAAVIGMLKDLGVEDENILLDDFGG, encoded by the coding sequence ATGTTTAGTATTATTCTTGGCGTAGCGATGTTTACCATTATTGTACTGGCTCTAGTACTAGTGATTCTTTTCGCTAAGTCTAAGTTAGTACCATCAGGTGACATCACTATTTCAGTAAATGACGATCCTGAAAAGGCGATCGTTACTCAACCTGGTAGCAAGCTACTTAGTGCCTTAGCTGGCGCTGGTATTTTCGTATCTTCTGCTTGTGGCGGCGGTGGCTCTTGTGGTCAGTGTCGTGTGAAAGTTAAGTCTGGCGGTGGCGACATCCTACCAACTGAACTTGATCACATCACAAAAGGCGAAGCTCGCGAAGGCGAACGTCTTGCATGTCAAGTTGCTATGAAAACCGACATGGAGATTGAACTAGACGAAGATATCTTTGGTGTTAAAAAGTGGGAATGTACTGTTATCTCGAATAACAACGAAGCTACTTTCATCAAAGAACTGGCTCTTGCAATCCCTGAGGGTGAAGAAGTACCGTTCCGCGCGGGTGGTTATATTCAGATTGAAGCTGAACCACATCACGTGAAATACGCAGATTACGATATTCCTGAGGAATACCGTGGTGACTGGGATAAGTTCAACTTGTTCCGTTACGAGTCTATCGTTAAAGAGCATTCGATCCGTGCTTACTCTATGGCTTCATACCCAGAAGAGAAAGGCATCATCAAGCTTAACGTGCGTATCGCGACTCCGCCGCCAAACAACCCTGACGTAGCTCCTGGTGTGATGTCTTCATACATTTGGTCTCTTAAAGAAGGCGACAAATGTACTATTTCTGGTCCATTTGGTGAGTTCTTTGCTAAAGATACAGACAATGAAATGGTCTTCATCGGTGGTGGTGCAGGTATGGCGCCAATGCGTTCACATATCTTCGACCAGCTTAAGCGTCTTAAGTCGAGCCGTAAGATGTCTTTCTGGTACGGTGCGCGTTCTAAGCGTGAGATGTTCTACATTGAAGATTTCGACGGCCTAGCGGCTGCGAATGAAAACTTCGTGTGGCACTGTGCACTGTCTGATCCTCAGCCAGAGGACAACTGGGACGGTTATACCGGTTTCATCCATAACGTATTGTACGAAAACTACCTGAAGGATCATGAAGCTCCTGAAGACTGTGAGTACTACATGTGTGGTCCACCAATGATGAACGCGGCTGTTATCGGCATGCTGAAAGATCTTGGTGTAGAAGATGAAAACATCCTACTAGATGACTTTGGTGGTTAA
- the nqrE gene encoding NADH:ubiquinone reductase (Na(+)-transporting) subunit E, translating to MEHYISLLVKSIFIENMALSFFLGMCTFLAVSKKVKTSFGLGVAVVVVLTIAVPVNNLVYTHILKENALVEGIDLSFLNFIAFIGVIAALVQILEMVLDRFFPPLYNALGIFLPLITVNCAIFGGVSFMVTRDYNFTESIVYGFGSGVGWMLAIVALAGIREKMKYSDVPPGLRGLGITFITVGLMALGFMSFSGVQL from the coding sequence ATGGAACATTATATTAGTCTGCTAGTTAAATCGATTTTCATCGAAAACATGGCGCTTTCTTTCTTCCTAGGTATGTGTACATTCCTAGCGGTATCTAAGAAAGTTAAAACTTCTTTTGGTCTTGGTGTGGCGGTAGTTGTAGTACTTACCATTGCTGTTCCTGTAAACAACCTTGTTTACACACACATCCTAAAAGAAAACGCGCTTGTTGAAGGTATCGATTTAAGTTTCCTTAACTTCATCGCGTTCATCGGTGTTATCGCGGCGCTTGTACAAATTCTAGAGATGGTTTTAGACCGTTTCTTCCCACCTTTGTACAATGCACTAGGTATTTTCCTTCCATTGATCACAGTTAACTGTGCAATCTTTGGTGGTGTATCTTTCATGGTAACTCGTGACTACAACTTTACTGAATCTATTGTTTACGGTTTCGGTTCTGGTGTGGGTTGGATGTTAGCTATCGTTGCTCTTGCGGGTATCCGTGAGAAGATGAAGTACTCTGACGTACCTCCAGGTCTACGTGGTCTTGGTATCACGTTCATTACTGTTGGTCTGATGGCGTTAGGCTTTATGTCTTTCTCTGGTGTTCAACTGTAG